A stretch of the Psychroserpens sp. Hel_I_66 genome encodes the following:
- a CDS encoding dihydrolipoyl dehydrogenase family protein: METTHYDVFVIGSGIAGQTVAKACIEKGLKVAITDKREFGGTCAIRGCDPKKIMMQFADLLQHTKQLKDLGVKKVPKIKWKAVQKFKSSFTNPVPKSTEKNLSELGIDLYHQSPKFISETEIMVEGKKISADKFVIATGYVPRTLEFEGAEFLKTSDDILNLKKIPKSATFIGSGYVGMEFAYMLSTMGCKVTILEVGAEALSQFDSFLVEKVVKSLKQNGVKFKFNAETISVKKLKKNRRITYKHKGKTKTIKSRMVINTSGRVPAIDLLDLEKANVTADGGGVKVNDFLQSTSNENVYACGDVSSKSLPLTPLSGLQGYIVGLNICFGNKKKFEDPLVPSIVFTHPNLSMVGYSEEEAKNRYKNIKIFKGDASNWYNAEKENADAYAFKIIANERTNEIVGAHLLSSQANETINILATAMNNNMTVDAFKKMIFTYPSYTNDLKSMLKNDD, translated from the coding sequence ATGGAAACGACACATTACGATGTATTTGTTATTGGAAGTGGTATTGCTGGACAAACTGTTGCAAAAGCCTGTATTGAAAAAGGTTTAAAAGTTGCGATTACAGATAAAAGAGAATTTGGAGGTACCTGTGCAATACGAGGTTGCGATCCCAAAAAAATAATGATGCAATTTGCAGATCTTTTGCAGCACACCAAACAACTTAAGGATTTAGGGGTTAAGAAAGTTCCAAAGATTAAGTGGAAAGCGGTGCAAAAATTCAAATCTTCATTTACAAATCCAGTTCCAAAATCTACTGAGAAGAATCTTTCAGAATTAGGAATTGATCTTTACCATCAATCTCCAAAATTTATTAGTGAAACAGAGATTATGGTTGAGGGCAAGAAAATTTCCGCAGATAAATTTGTCATCGCTACAGGTTATGTGCCCCGAACCTTAGAATTTGAAGGTGCAGAGTTTTTAAAGACAAGTGATGATATTTTGAACTTGAAAAAAATCCCAAAATCTGCAACGTTTATAGGTTCGGGATATGTTGGGATGGAGTTTGCTTACATGCTGTCCACAATGGGCTGCAAGGTCACGATATTAGAAGTTGGAGCTGAGGCTCTATCTCAGTTTGATTCGTTTTTGGTGGAAAAAGTTGTAAAAAGCCTAAAGCAAAATGGTGTAAAATTCAAGTTTAATGCCGAGACGATTTCAGTAAAAAAATTAAAGAAAAACCGTCGTATCACTTATAAACACAAGGGTAAAACTAAAACCATTAAATCGAGAATGGTGATTAATACATCTGGTCGCGTGCCTGCTATTGATTTATTAGACTTAGAAAAAGCGAATGTTACCGCAGATGGAGGCGGAGTTAAGGTCAACGATTTTTTACAGAGCACGAGCAATGAAAACGTATATGCCTGCGGTGATGTTTCTAGCAAATCACTGCCATTGACGCCACTTTCTGGATTGCAAGGTTATATTGTTGGTCTTAATATTTGCTTCGGAAACAAGAAAAAATTTGAAGATCCTCTAGTGCCTTCTATTGTATTTACTCACCCTAATTTATCAATGGTTGGTTACTCTGAAGAAGAGGCTAAAAACCGATACAAAAACATAAAGATTTTTAAAGGTGACGCTTCAAACTGGTACAATGCTGAAAAGGAAAATGCAGATGCCTATGCTTTTAAAATTATAGCCAACGAGCGTACCAATGAAATTGTGGGTGCACATTTGTTAAGTTCTCAAGCCAATGAAACGATAAATATCCTTGCCACTGCAATGAATAATAATATGACGGTTGATGCTTTTAAAAAAATGATTTTCACGTATCCATCATACACCAATGACTTAAAGAGCATGTTGAAAAAC